In a single window of the Drosophila subpulchrella strain 33 F10 #4 breed RU33 chromosome X, RU_Dsub_v1.1 Primary Assembly, whole genome shotgun sequence genome:
- the LOC119558364 gene encoding dnaJ protein homolog 1-like: MGKDFYKTLGIHRGGTDYEIRRAYRKLAVCYHPDQNPYPYGAELCVQDIANGCIKSLKISQVRISSSGMATRHGKMFNVLVRSGIKAGDRITFPNEGDEGRNRAPGDEVFVLRVKPHPIFRWEGCDLRYMARITLKEALCGARLVVPTLQNKPLYRCTRAELIDPDSTRRFRGEGLPYHRNRSRRGDIIVDFSIKFPETISKEDTSSTCSLLTNFK; the protein is encoded by the exons ATGGGCAAAGACTTCTACAAGACGCTGGGCATCCATCGCGGAGGCACTGATTATGAGATCCGTAGGGCGTACCGCAAGCTGGCGGTGTGCTACCATCCGGACCAGAACCCTTACCCCTATGGCGCGGAGCTCTGCGTGCAG GACATAGCCAACGGGTGCATTAAGAGCCTTAAGATCTCACAAGTGAGGATCTCGTCCAGCGGGATGGCGACTCGACATGGCAAAATGTTCAACGTCTTGGTCCGTTCGGGCATAAAGGCGGGCGATAGGATCACCTTCCCCAACGAGGGCGACGAGGGCCGCAACCGTGCGCCCGGCGACGAGGTGTTCGTACTTCGGGTCAAGCCACACCCGATCTTCCGATGGGAAGGATGCGATCTGCGCTACATGGCCCGCATCACTCTGAAGGAGGCGCTGTGCGGAGCCCGCCTGGTTGTGCCGACGCTCCAGAACAAACCGTTGTATCGCTGCACCCGGGCTGAGTTGATCGACCCGGACTCCACGCGCCGCTTTCGGGGAGAGGGACTGCCCTATCACAGGAACAGGTCGCGCCGCGGCGACATAATCGTCGATTTCTCCATCAAGTTTCCGGAAACCATTTCAAAGGAGGACACATCATCGACTTGCTCCCTCTTGACCAACTTCAAATAA
- the LOC119556831 gene encoding uncharacterized protein LOC119556831 yields MSKYSLILLSALLGCLVSGGSAGSIGVDRNEIRVVKDIHIFAAQHPGLKIQALEKQIVPGKARGGSLSVRYNMGARISSDTLVFQTADTFEFPRAQDVSVQLRYPEKDGDSGAALSYVELVCTQDAYDGTAYVVAGGIGQRFISIVLEAKNTKNFSYQALYYGQWI; encoded by the exons ATGTCCAAGTATAGCCTGATCCTATTGTCCGCCCTGCTCGGCTGCCTTGTTTCCGGCGGATCGGCTGGGTCTATAGGTGTGGATAGAAACGAAATCCGAGTGGTGAAGGATATTCATATCTTTGCCGCCCAGCATCCGGGTCTGAAGATCCAGGCATTGGAAAAGCAGATCGTACCGGGAAAGGCCCGTGGCGGATCTCTAAGCGTGCGCTACAACATGGGAGCCCGTATTTCCA GCGATACCCTAGTCTTCCAGACAGCCGACACCTTCGAGTTCCCACGGGCCCAGGATGTGAGCGTGCAGCTCAGGTATCCGGAGAAGGACGGGGACTCCGGTGCCGCCTTGTCCTACGTGGAGCTGGTCTGCACCCAGGACGCCTACGACGGCACCGCCTACGTGGTGGCCGGTGGCATCGGCCAGCGCTTCATCTCCATTGTTCTGGAAGCCAAGAACACCAAAAACTTCTCCTACCAGGCTCTGTACTACGGACAGTGGATCTAG
- the LOC119557269 gene encoding uncharacterized protein LOC119557269 → MFFVICLVLCITVSGSGQPHARASDLYYTDITAVTDETRYTTLNPDVTLTEMNKVKHTKGNIVFTSGERTSGDRLIVNHYDDESFPNPKDIEVLMSYPAGASTGVTLTCIEVYVDQSADDAGGYLSKGGIGQTNVEILLTSNLTRSFVYETFIYGY, encoded by the coding sequence atgttttttgtgATCTGCCTGGTGCTGTGTATCACTGTATCGGGATCCGGACAGCCCCACGCCCGTGCCAGCGATCTTTACTACACGGACATCACCGCCGTAACCGATGAAACGCGATACACCACCCTCAATCCGGACGTAACGCTCACCGAGATGAACAAGGTGAAGCACACCAAGGGCAACATTGTATTTACCTCGGGAGAGCGGACTTCCGGCGACCGGCTCATTGTGAACCACTACGATGACGAGAGCTTCCCCAACCCCAAGGACATCGAGGTGCTGATGAGCTATCCGGCCGGAGCCAGCACCGGAGTCACGCTCACCTGCATCGAGGTCTACGTGGACCAGTCGGCGGACGATGCCGGCGGCTATTTGAGCAAAGGTGGCATCGGCCAGACCAACGTAGAGATCCTGCTCACCTCCAACCTGACCCGTAGCTTCGTCTACGAGACGTTCATCTACGGCTACTAG
- the LOC119557900 gene encoding uncharacterized protein LOC119557900: protein MLRRGETGFISALIFTSLCLGLCRGYFSLEVGDPCPTENYRSRCQVLEDCETLASHLQTGRLTLRTVMNCGFTSRSEKICCPVEDAQKEPTDQTTWRTPTSTSTTTSTTTTTTTTTTTTPPPPPPPPEPWLDIFQTDHEFVLRSVGPTQRPTEDSISFRDTSDGAKCKAPLYEGQCRAVSACPSVEPLLSQGRLRDEDFTTCREGTHEEIICCPLNLPLQPRVHSGLRLGLEGDSSPAEPSEDPLEVAAIARAEDLLPHYRHLAALAHPNAAFDGHLHHCAALVLTPQLLVSAAGCERPSHAVFGVPDMRDVDADDDYLADIVRLVHFQRDLSLIRLQEPLRLGSQTSANVSVAPICSQFELTRLQVSGILVAVAWGKGEETDCPLYEMPMRLRPTWACGDLANYGRVQGLGRSHLCVEPMGGERELQRFSNSSTCAACPASVGSILHLVRPGGGRCALGIATPTGAECEARPMYFTGLLSPHFRRFVEQEQNE from the exons ATGTTACGTCGCGGGGAAACGGGCTTCATATCAGCCCTGATCTTTACCAGCCTCTGTCTGGGCTTGTGTCGGGGTTACTTCAGTCTGGAGG TCGGTGATCCCTGTCCCACGGAGAACTACCGCAGTCGCTGCCAAGTGCTGGAGGATTGTGAGACTTTGGCATCCCATCTCCAAACAGGACGACTCACGTTGAGGACCGTGATGAACTGCGGGTTTACGAGTCGCAGCGAGAAGATCTGTTGCCCCGTCGAGGATGCCCAAAAAGAGCCCACGGATCAGACCACCTGGAGAACCCCAACCAGCActtccaccaccaccagcacaacaacaacaacaactactactactactactactcctcctcctcctcctcctcctccagaaCCCTGGTTGGACATATTCCAGACGGACCATGAGTTCGTTCTGCGATCCGTTGGGCCCACTCAACGGCCAACGGAGGATAGCATCTCATTCCGGGACACCTCCGATGGAGCGAAGTGCAAGGCTCCGTTGTACGAGGGCCAATGCCGGGCGGTATCGGCCTGCCCCAGTGTGGAGCCACTCCTGTCCCAGGGTCGTCTCAGGGATGAGGACTTCACGACGTGCCGCGAGGGAACGCACGAGGAGATCATCTGCTGTCCGCTCAACCTGCCCCTGCAGCCGCGCGTCCACAGTGGTCTGCGCCTGGGTCTGGAGGGCGACTCGTCGCCAGCGGAGCCGTCGGAGGATCCCTTGGAGGTGGCCGCCATCGCACGAGCGGAGGACCTGCTGCCCCACTACCGCCACCTGGCCGCGCTGGCCCACCCGAATGCGGCCTTCGATGGCCACCTGCACCACTGTGCCGCCCTCGTGCTGACCCCACAGCTCCTGGTCAGCGCCGCCGGCTGCGAACGACCCAGTCATGCCGTCTTTGGAGTGCCTGATATGCGGGACGTGGACGCCGACGATGACTATTTGGCGGACATTGTG CGACTGGTTCACTTCCAAAGGGACCTGTCACTCATAAGACTGCAGGAACCACTGCGTCTGGGCAGTCAGACATCCGCCAATGTGAGCGTGGCGCCCATTTGCAGCCAGTTTGAGCTGACCAGGCTGCAGGTGAGCGGCATCCTAGTGGCCGTGGCCTGGGGCAAGGGTGAGG AGACCGACTGCCCGCTGTACGAGATGCCCATGCGCCTGCGTCCCACTTGGGCCTGCGGGGATCTGGCCAACTATGGCAGGGTCCAGGGCCTGGGCAGATCACATCTCTGCGTGGAACCGATGGGCGGGGAAAGGGAGCTGCAGCGGTTCTCCAACAGCAGCACCTGCGCCGCCTGCCCAGCGTCGGTGGGCAGCATCCTCCACCTGGTGCGACCGGGTGGCGGTCGCTGCGCCCTTgggattgccacgcccactggaGCCGAGTGCGAGGCGCGACCCATGTACTTTACAGGCCTACTAAGTCCGCACTTTAGGCGATTCGTCGAGCAGGAGCAAAATGAGTAG
- the LOC119557817 gene encoding serine protease persephone has translation MHSNNIEAYTYSLIKGWKKVVSQSIKMPLIFSLLIGTFLLISCSPVDADGKVGDACKVTNTMPGICRSASDCEPLVDGYIKSGVLTLNDVPSCGLGAWGEIFCCPTTPCCGNSTITSVPTRTTTSTPKVRTVQTIGRVDVPTGGSDRPAVAACKRIREQRAQKSGNQLVIHIVGGYPVDPGVYPHMAAIGYITFGTDFRCGGSLIASRFVLTAAHCVNTEEKTPAFVRLGAVNIENPDKNYQDIVVRSVKIHPQYVGNKYNDIAVLELERDAVETDNIRPACLHTEPADPPLDAKLFVAGWGVLNVTTRTRSKILLRAGLELVALDQCNSSYAELPGAIRVLKQGVIDSLICAIDQKLIADACNGDSGGPLIHELNVEDGMYTIVGVISSGFGCATVTPALYTRVSYYLDFIESIVWPDGRV, from the exons ATGCACTCTAATAACATCGAAGCATATACGTATTCCCTTATCAAAGGCTGGAAAAAGGTCGTGTCCCAG TCAATTAAGATGCCATTAATTTTTTCTCTGCTAATCGGGACCTTCCTGCTTATCAGCTGCTCACCCGTTGATGCAGACGGAAAAG TGGGTGATGCGTGTAAGGTGACGAACACTATGCCAGGAATCTGCCGCAGCGCCTCCGACTGTGAGCCCCTGGTCGATGGCTATATCAAGTCGGGGGTCCTAACGCTTAACGATGTGCCCAGCTGTGGCCTCGGTGCTTGGGGAGAGATCTTCTGTTGTCCCACCACGCCGTGTTGTGGAAATAG TACTATAACGAGTGTGCCAACCAGAACAACCACAAGCACTCCGAAGGTCAGGACGGTCCAAACCATAGGACGTGTGGACGTGCCCACGGGAGGCAGTGATCGCCCAGCAGTGGCAG CCTGCAAGAGGATTCGGGAACAGAGGGCACAGAAGAGCGGCAACCAACTGGTTATCCATATTGTGGGAGGCTATCCCGTTGACCCCGGTGTCTATCCTCACATGGCGGCCATCGGTTACATCACCTTCGGCACCGATTTCCGGTGCGGCGGTTCGCTGATCGCCAGTCGTTTTGTCCTGACCGCCGcccattgtgtcaacaccgaGGAAAAAACGCCGGCCTTCGTCCGTTTGGGAGCGGTGAATATTGAGAATCCCGACAAAAACTACCAGGATATCGTTGTG CGGAGCGTGAAGATCCATCCGCAATATGTGGGCAACAAGTACAATGACATCGCCGTTTTGGAGCTAGAACGGGACGCGGTCGAGACGGACAACATCCGGCCCGCTTGTCTTCACACAGAACCCGCCGATCCGCCGTTGGATGCTAAGTTGTTCGTCGCCGGCTGGGGTGTCCTTAACGTGACCA CTCGGACGCGTTCCAAGATCCTGCTGCGTGCGGGTCTGGAACTGGTGGCCCTGGACCAGTGCAACTCATCCTATGCGGAGCTGCCCGGCGCCATTCGGGTCCTGAAGCAGGGCGTGATCGACTCTCTGATATGCGCCATAGACCAAAAGCTGATAGCCGACGCCTGCAACGGCGACTCCGGGGGTCCGCTCATCCACGAACTCAACGTCGAGGATGGCATGTACACGATCGTGGGCGTCATCTCGTCGGGCTTTGGATGCGCCACCGTAACACCGGCTCTCTACACGCGGGTGTCCTACTATCTGGACTTTATCGAGAGCATTGTTTGGCCGGACGGTCGGGTGTGA
- the LOC119556396 gene encoding serine protease Hayan isoform X2: MISARGNFLLGLLILATSGQLTVGDEGDECTLKSNIPGICRASSACDNIDGYLRSGALTTSQVPSCGFGAREEIICCPTVACCSTDMTTPSTHPSRVNVPDNERPAALACARIRSGNRPITVHILGGTTVALGVYPHMAAIAYNTFGNVDFRCGGSLIASRFVLTAAHCVNRDSNRPAFVRLGAVAIENPPAGFQDINVAVIHIHPNYSESSKYNDIAILELAEDAKESDTIRPACLYIDRNGPSNDSKIFVAGWGVMNVTTRATSKILLRAGLDLVAADKCNASFAEQPSAIRALKEGVIDSLLCAVDKKQVKDACQGDSGGPLILETDAVDGLYSILGVIVAGLGCGTKTPGLYTRVSSFLDFIEGIVWPANRV; this comes from the exons ATGATCTCGGCGAGAGGGAACTTCCTTCTGGGCCTCCTGATACTGGCAACATCCGGCCAGCTAACAGTTGGGGATG AGGGTGATGAGTGCACGTTGAAGTCGAACATTCCCGGAATTTGCCGCGCCTCCTCGGCCTGTGACAATATCGACGGATACCTCAGGTCGGGGGCACTGACCACCAGCCAGGTGCCGAGCTGTGGTTTTGGAGCGCGCGAAGAGATCATCTGCTGCCCCACCGTCGCCTGTTGTTCCACTGA TATGACGACGCCCAGCACCCATCCTTCGCGCGTTAATGTCCCGGATAATGAGAGACCAGCGGCATTAG CCTGTGCGAGGATCCGGTCCGGCAACAGGCCCATAACGGTTCACATCCTGGGCGGCACTACCGTGGCCCTGGGGGTCTATCCTCACATGGCGGCCATTGCATACAACACCTTCGGAAACGTGGATTTCCGCTGCGGCGGATCGCTCATCGCCAGTCGCTTCGTCCTCACTGCCGCCCATTGCGTCAATAGGGACAGCAATAGACCAGCCTTCGTCCGTTTGGGTGCCGTGGCCATCGAGAATCCCCCGGCGGGCTTCCAGGACATCAATGTG GCTGTCATCCATATTCACCCGAACTACTCGGAAAGTAGTAAATACAATGATATTGCCATCCTGGAACTGGCTGAGGATGCGAAAGAGTCCGACACCATTCGTCCTGCCTGCCTCTACATAGATCGCAACGGCCCATCCAATGACTCAAAAATCTTTGTAGCCGGTTGGGGCGTTATGAATGTGACTA CACGCGCCACGTCGAAGATCCTGCTGCGGGCTGGTCTGGATCTGGTGGCTGCGGACAAGTGCAATGCATCCTTCGCCGAGCAGCCGAGCGCCATCCGGGCCTTGAAGGAGGGTGTGATCGATTCGCTGCTGTGTGCCGTGGACAAGAAGCAGGTGAAGGACGCCTGCCAGGGCGATTCCGGGGGTCCGCTCATACTGGAGACGGACGCGGTGGACGGCTTGTACTCGATCCTGGGCGTAATCGTCGCGGGCCTCGGCTGCGGCACCAAGACCCCGGGCCTCTACACACGAGTGAGCTCCTTCCTGGACTTTATCGAGGGTATTGTGTGGCCGGCAAACCGGGTGTGA
- the LOC119556396 gene encoding serine protease Hayan isoform X1, with protein MISARGNFLLGLLILATSGQLTVGDEGDECTLKSNIPGICRASSACDNIDGYLRSGALTTSQVPSCGFGAREEIICCPTVACCSTDRAPEVQVPATSSERSRLPDPDPEPETLPPTTTERIKESRLDDNQNFFDFNKLLSTTVKPQKTHESLKMPTHQSMNMPVHDSMNMPVHDSMNMPTHQSMNMPNHGFMNMPNHMQNVGAWGISPPTPTHPQWGWENREPRIVNRPLTTPRWRPQRPQNPDPGFNNNNLIHLVNDRLRLQGMEIEPAREVPMEPQAPPASKPMPMPINVMDPFAPYQFRGQDRDAEPQPEPWKEPSNDLDATPSPSTFTPAEMRMTTPSTHPSRVNVPDNERPAALACARIRSGNRPITVHILGGTTVALGVYPHMAAIAYNTFGNVDFRCGGSLIASRFVLTAAHCVNRDSNRPAFVRLGAVAIENPPAGFQDINVAVIHIHPNYSESSKYNDIAILELAEDAKESDTIRPACLYIDRNGPSNDSKIFVAGWGVMNVTTRATSKILLRAGLDLVAADKCNASFAEQPSAIRALKEGVIDSLLCAVDKKQVKDACQGDSGGPLILETDAVDGLYSILGVIVAGLGCGTKTPGLYTRVSSFLDFIEGIVWPANRV; from the exons ATGATCTCGGCGAGAGGGAACTTCCTTCTGGGCCTCCTGATACTGGCAACATCCGGCCAGCTAACAGTTGGGGATG AGGGTGATGAGTGCACGTTGAAGTCGAACATTCCCGGAATTTGCCGCGCCTCCTCGGCCTGTGACAATATCGACGGATACCTCAGGTCGGGGGCACTGACCACCAGCCAGGTGCCGAGCTGTGGTTTTGGAGCGCGCGAAGAGATCATCTGCTGCCCCACCGTCGCCTGTTGTTCCACTGA CCGAGCTCCCGAGGTCCAAGTCCCTGCCACGAGCTCTGAACGCAGCAGGCTACCCGATCCAGATCCAGAGCCGGAGACACTGCCTCCCACGACCACCGAACGGATAAAGGAATCTCGATTGGACGATAACCAGAACTTCTTTGACTTCAACAAGTTACTTAGCACCACGGTCAAGCCACAGAAGACCCACGAGTCCTTGAAGATGCCCACCCACCAGTCCATGAATATGCCCGTCCACGATTCCATGAATATGCCCGTCCACGATTCCATGAATATGCCAACTCACCAATCCATGAATATGCCCAACCACGGGTTCATGAATATGCCCAACCACATGCAGAACGTGGGTGCTTGGGGAATATCTCCTCCTACACCCACACACCCGCAGTGGGGCTGGGAAAACCGTGAGCCCCGGATTGTAAACCGCCCATTGACCACGCCCCGTTGGAGACCGCAAAGGCCGCAGAATCCTGATCCCGgctttaataacaataatcTCATTCACTTGGTCAATGACCGATTGCGGCTACAGGGAATGGAGATCGAGCCAGCCCGGGAAGTGCCCATGGAACCCCAAGCCCCGCCCGCGTCCAAGCCCATGCCCATGCCCATAAATGTGATGGACCCTTTCGCGCCCTACCAATTTCGGGGCCAGGACAGGGACGCGGAACCCCAACCAGAACCTTGGAAGGAGCCCAGCAACGATCTGGACGCGACACCCAGTCCCAGCACCTTTACCCCAGCCGAGATGCG TATGACGACGCCCAGCACCCATCCTTCGCGCGTTAATGTCCCGGATAATGAGAGACCAGCGGCATTAG CCTGTGCGAGGATCCGGTCCGGCAACAGGCCCATAACGGTTCACATCCTGGGCGGCACTACCGTGGCCCTGGGGGTCTATCCTCACATGGCGGCCATTGCATACAACACCTTCGGAAACGTGGATTTCCGCTGCGGCGGATCGCTCATCGCCAGTCGCTTCGTCCTCACTGCCGCCCATTGCGTCAATAGGGACAGCAATAGACCAGCCTTCGTCCGTTTGGGTGCCGTGGCCATCGAGAATCCCCCGGCGGGCTTCCAGGACATCAATGTG GCTGTCATCCATATTCACCCGAACTACTCGGAAAGTAGTAAATACAATGATATTGCCATCCTGGAACTGGCTGAGGATGCGAAAGAGTCCGACACCATTCGTCCTGCCTGCCTCTACATAGATCGCAACGGCCCATCCAATGACTCAAAAATCTTTGTAGCCGGTTGGGGCGTTATGAATGTGACTA CACGCGCCACGTCGAAGATCCTGCTGCGGGCTGGTCTGGATCTGGTGGCTGCGGACAAGTGCAATGCATCCTTCGCCGAGCAGCCGAGCGCCATCCGGGCCTTGAAGGAGGGTGTGATCGATTCGCTGCTGTGTGCCGTGGACAAGAAGCAGGTGAAGGACGCCTGCCAGGGCGATTCCGGGGGTCCGCTCATACTGGAGACGGACGCGGTGGACGGCTTGTACTCGATCCTGGGCGTAATCGTCGCGGGCCTCGGCTGCGGCACCAAGACCCCGGGCCTCTACACACGAGTGAGCTCCTTCCTGGACTTTATCGAGGGTATTGTGTGGCCGGCAAACCGGGTGTGA